In Bacteroidota bacterium, the genomic stretch ATGAATCTAACCAAATATGAATATGTTTTAATTTTATTAGAGGATATGTTTTTGTCTGCAAATATCGACGACAATACACTTGAACTAATAATTGACCAATTCATCATTATGGATGGGAATTTCATTACTCTGATTAATGAACCTAAACCAGACAGACCAGTAAACAAACACTTTGGAATAATTTCAAAAAATGCTATGTATAGGTCAACTACAACAGCGTCGCTTTGGAAGCAATCAGTTCTATTGGACTTATTAGATGATACCGAAAACGCATGGCAGTTCGAAAAAGTTGGATCAAAGCGTTCGGACAAATATGAAGGGTTTTATTCAGTTAATCAAGATGTCTTTAAGTTCATACATGGGGTAATTAAAGGGAAATGGACGAGGAAAGCAAAACGAGATCTACAAAAGTTAAATGTAAATCTAAATTCAAAAAGGGAAACTTTCAGTTTGTTGGAGGAGATAAAATTTTGGAGTTATAAAAGAATAAGAAAAATAATATTAATGCTAGTTCCTTTCGGTCTCAGAAGAAAACTATTGAAAAACAATTAAAAAAATAAAAATAATGAGAAAAGCACTTATTACTGGAGTAACCGGACAGGATGGCTCTTATCTGACAGAGTTTTTGCTGGATAAAGGATATGTTGTTCACGGAATAATCAGAAGATCTTCCGTTTTTACAACACAGCGTCTTAGACAAGAAATATGGAATCACCCAAATTTTCATGCACACCATGGAGATTTAGCAGATTCCAGCAATCTTCACAGATTGATTTCAAAATTAAATCCTGATGAAATTTACAATTTAGGGGCTCAATCACATGTTGCGGTTTCATTTGATGTGCCAGAATACACAGGCGAGGTTGATGCACTTGGTGCAATTAGACTATTAGATGCAATACGAGATACTGGCGTTCACACAAAATATTATCAGGCTTCTACCTCAGAACTTTTTGGGGGGCTCCCAGAAACTGCCCCTCAAAATGAATCAACTCCTTTTTATCCTAAATCACCTTATGGTGCAGCAAAACTTTATGCTTACTGGGTCACCGTAAACTACAGGGAATCATACGACTTATTTGCCTGTAATGGTATCTTATTCAATCATGAATCACCAAGACGCGGTGAAACTTTCGTTACAAAAAAAATATCCAAAGCTGTAGCCAATATCTTTAAAGGTAATCAGGAAAAACTATTGTTGGGAAATTTATACGCAAAGAGAGATTGGGGGCATGCCCGTGATTATGTTGAAGCAATGTGGGCAATGCTACAACTTGAAGAAGCAGAAGATTTTGTAATTGCGACAGGAGAAACCCACACAATAAAAGAATTTGTAGAAAAAGCATTTAATATTGTTGATATCCACCTCGAATGGGCAGGTGAAGGGATTCAGGAAAGGGCAATTAATAAATCTAATGGGAAAACTATAGTTGAAATAAACCCCAAATATTTCAGGCCTGCTGAGGTAGACCTGCTTTGGGGAAATCCTGAAAAGGCAAATCAAAAACTAAATTGGAAACCAAAAATTTCATTTGATCAGCTTATAGAAGGCATGGTTAAATATGATTTGGAATATGATAATTACGGTGGTAAAGAACTATATTAAAAATATACTATGACACAAAAAGTAAAAGATTTTAAAATTGAAAATTCAGAAATCATAAAGGATATTGTAATTTTTAAACCTTCAATAAATGAGGATTTAAGAGGAACACTATACACAACCTTTCATCGTGATGTGTTCGATATGTTTTTACCTGATCAACTTAGCTTTAAGCACGACAAATTCTCTAAATCTTATAAAAACGTGCTAAGAGGAATCCATGGTGATACAAAATCCTGGAAATTAGTAACTGCTGTATTTGGAGAAATTTATCAAGTTGTTGTAGATTATCGTCCCGCATCTGAAAGTTTTTTAAAATGGCAGGCTTTTGAAATAAATCAAACCAACCCAATTTCTGTTCTATTACCACCGGGAATAGGGAACGCATTTTTTGTAAAAAGCGAAGTTGCAGTATACCATTATAAACTTGCTTACCCTGGTGAATATTTAGATGCGGAAGATCAATTTTCAGTAAAATGGAACGATCTAGATATCGGGATTATCTGGCCAATTAATAATCCCATTCTTTCAAACAGAGACAAATAAATATAAAATGGAAACAATTAAACACAAAGGACAAATATTAACTATTATTTATCGTGATAAGGATTGGGTAGAAGGGCTAAACTTTATCACACCAAATGAGCTTTTTGTACAAGTTGGTTCATGGTGGTATGACAAAGGCCGAAAACTAGCTTCACATGTGCATAATGATTTTGAACGCTCAGCGATGCGTACACAAGAAATGACTTATGTAAAAAGGGGATCGATGAGAGTGCTTTTATATGATGAGGATCATATATACCTACAGGACTTTGTGCTGTATGAGGGTGACTTAGCAGTATTTGCATATGGTGGTCATGGTTACGAAATACTTGAGGATGGGACTAAAATTATTGAAGCCAAAAACGGTCCTTTTGTGGATGTTGAAACTGATAAAACGAAGTTCTAATGGAGAATATTTTTTTCGACATTGGAAAGCTAAAAGCACTCGGACAAAATGTAATTATTGGGAAAACTGTACGAATCAGATATCCTGAATTGGTTGAAATCGGTGATAATGTAATCATAGATGATTTTACATACATCTCTACAGCTTTGAAGCTACATTCGAATGTTCACATCTCTTCCGGCTGTAAAATTATAGGCGGAAAAGACTCTTTTGTTGAAATGAAAGAGTTTTCAACTTTAGCACCTAATGTAGTTTTATCTGCCGGTTCTGATGACTATATCTCTGGAATTGCTACGCCAATGGTACCGATGAAATACAAAGCAAATGCTTTAATCGGACGAATCATTTTAAATAAGCATTGCATAGTTGGAGCGGGTTCAGTAGTCCTTCCTAATGTTTCATTTGAATCTGGGGCTTGTGTAGGCGCACTTTCATTAGTCAATAAAAACCTTGGTGAGTTCAAATTATATGCTGGCATTCCGGCTAGATTTATCAAAGAGCGAAACAAACAAGAAATAATTTATCTCGAAAATCAATTTAAAAATGAGCAATAGTTTTATCCCACAAATGGAACCTTGGTTTGGTACTGAGGAGAAAACCGCACTTAATGCTTATATGGATGAAGGTGGTTGGCTAACAGAATTCAAAAGAACTGCTGAATTTGAGAAAAGAATTGCTGAGTACACTTGTTCGAAGCATTGTTTTGTCGTAAACAACGGAACAATTAGTTTAACCCTAATGGCAATTGCAGCCGGAATAAAAGCCGGAGATGAAGTAATTGTACCAAATTTTACAATGATAGCCACACCTAACTCAGTAAAGATGTTTGGTGCTTTACCTGTTTTTGTAGATGTGGAAAAAGACACACTTTGCATGGACATTGAATGTGCTAAAAAAGCAATTACACCTAAAACGAAAGCCATTTTATTTGTAAATGCAAATGGCCGATATCCATCTGTTGGCATTGCAGCATTCAAAAAACTATGCCAGGAAAAAAACCTAATATTTCTTGAGGACGCTGCTCAATCATTGGGGTCATTTTACCCAGATGGAAAACACCAGGGTACGGTGGGCTTAGCCGGTAGTTTTTCATTCAGCGCTCCAAAAGTTATTTCAACAGGCCAAGGTGGTGCAATTATAACTAATGATGATGAAATGGCTTTCAGACTAAAACGATTAAAAGATTTCGGTCGTAGTGGAGGGGGAAATGATATTCATGATACAATTGGCTACAACTTCAAGTTCACCGAAATGCAAGCGGTCATTGGCAATGAACAAATGAAGAAGCTTCCTTGGCGGGTTAATCGGAAAAAAGAAATACTGAAGCTCTATCAAGAAGGACTGATAGATGTGAAACAAGTGTCATTTTTTAATCAGGATCTTAGGCATACAACGCCTTGGTTTATTGATGTGTTAGCTGATGACAGAGACAATTTGATGGTTTATTTGAAAGAAAATGGTATTGGATCTAGAATCATGTATCCACCTATCAATAAACAAGAAGCCTACAATGTAGCAGGAAATCATCCGGTTTCCAATTTAGTTGGAGAAAAAGGCTTATGGTTGCCTTCAGCTGCTCAACTCTCCGATGAAGAAATAGTTTTAATTACTGATCTTATTAAAAGATTTTATAACACCATTACAAAATGAAAAAACTAAACTTTGCAATCATTGGTTGTGGTCGAATTTCTCATCGCCACGCAGAACATATAAGTAATAATGGGATATTACAAGCTGTTTGTGATGTTGAATATGAGAAAGCCTCATCGCTTGGAAAGCAATATAATGTCAATGCTTACAAAAGTATAGACGAATTGCTGCTCCATGAAAAAGGACTGGATGTTGTATCAATATGTACACCCAATGGTTTACATGCAGAACATACGATTAAAGCCCTAAACGCTGGAGTGAATGTTTTATGCGAAAAGCCTATGGCTATCAGTGTTTATGATTGTGGCGAAATGATAAAGACGGCTGAGCGCAATAACAAAAGGCTGTTTATTGTTAAACAAAACCGATTTAATCCCCCTGTAGCTGCTGTTAAGAAGGCTATAGATGAAGGTTTGTTTGGAAAAATATTGAGTGTGCAACTTAGTTGTTTCTGGAATAGAAACGAGGATTATTATAAAAATTCATGGAAGGGGACAAAGAATTTAGATGGTGGAACACTTTTCACTCAATTCAGTCATTTTGTTGATTTGCTGTATTGGACTGTTGGTGATATTAAATCAGCTCAGGCATTTACGTCAAATCTCGCGCATCAAAACATAATTGAGTTTGAAGATACTGGGGTTGTTGCGTTGGAGTTTTTTAATGGTGCAATTGGTACAATTAATTATACTGTAAATAGTTATGGCAAGAACATGGAAGGTTCTCTAACTATTTTTGGTGAAAAAGGTACAGTTAAAATCGGAGGCCAATATTTAAATGAACTAGAATACCAAAACATTGAGAACTTTAAATTTGAGAATTTACCTGAAGGAAATACGGCTAACAATTACGGCCAATATCAGGGTTCTATGTCTAATCATGACCATGTATATCAAAATCTGGTTGACGTATTAACAAACGGAGCCTCAATATCGACAAACTCATTTGAGGGGCTAAAAACCATTGAAATAATAGATAAAATTTACACATCTGCCAGAAAGCATAAACTAGATGTCTTATGAAATACAATAGCCTAACAAGCAAAGTAAATGATGATGTCGATTTTGGCGCCAATGTTCGTGTTGTTGCACCTGTGAATCTATATGGATGTAAGATTAGTGATAACTGTTTTATAGGCCCCTTCGTCGAAATTCAAAAAAAAGTCACTATTGGCTCAAACACAAAAGTTCAGTCCCATAGTTTCATTTGCGAATTGGTCGAAATTGGCAACAACTGCTTCATAGGTCATGGAGTTATGTTTATTAACGATTCATTTTCATCCGGCGGGCCGGCAATGGGCGATGTTACAAAATGGAAATCAACAAAAGTTGGCAACAATGTATCAATTGGAAGTAACGCAACAATTCTGCCAGTAAGTATCTGCGATGATGTTGTGATTGGTGCAGGTGCAGTCGTAACTAAAAATATTAATAAACCTGGTATATATGTCGGAAATCCGGCAAGGTTTTTAAGATCACTTTAATTTCTGTAAATGAATATGAAAAGAGTCCCTTTTGTTGATTTAAGAGCTCAATATCTTAGCCTTAAAGATGAAATAGATAAAGCTATTTCAAATGTAATAGATGAAACTGCCTTTATTGGTGGTAATAATGTTCTGGCATTTGAAGAAAAATTCGCGAAGCTTAATGGCGTTAAACATTGTATTGCTGTAGCAAATGGCACTGATTCGCTATATATTATAATGAAGATGCTTGGAATAGGAATTGGCGATGAAGTGATTACAGTTGCTAACAGCTGGATATCTTCATCTGAAACTATAAGTCAGACAGGGGCAAAACCTGTTTTTGTAGATACTCATCCCGATTATTTCTCAATAAATGAAGACTTAATCGAAAAAGTCATTACATCGAAAACTAAAGCAATTATGCCGGTTCACTTGCATGGACAAATGTGTGAGATGGATGAAATAAAGCGTATTTCGGAAAAATATGGGTTATATGTGATCGAAGATTGTGCGCAATCCCACTTTTCAGAATATAAGGGTAAATTGGCAGGTACTTATGGTATTGCAGGTTCCTTTAGCTTCTATCCCGGTAAAAACTTGGGGGCATATGGTGACGCCGGCTGTATTATTACCGATGATGATAACTTGGCCGAAAAATGCAGAATGTATGCAAGGCATGGAGCACTAAAGAAGCATCATCACTTAATGGAAGGAATCAATAGCCGAATGGATGGATTACAGGCAGCAATTCTGAATGTTAAACTAACTCACATCTTGAATTGGACCAGTAAAAGAATTGAAAGGGCAGCACTCTATGATAATTATCTAAAGGAGATAAATGAAATCATCTTGCCCGTTATCCGTCCAAACACTAAGCACACTTTTCATCTTTATGTGATTAGATGTCAACAAAGAAATCGACTTGCAGATTTTTTAAAGCAAAATGGAGTTGAAACAGCCATTCATTATCCCACTGCTTTACCAAACCTTCCTGCATATTCATACTTGAATCATTCACCAAATGATTTTCCGATTGCAACAGCGTATCAGGACGAAATTCTGTCATTACCTATGTTTCCTGAATTAAATGAAGAGGAAATTAGCTACATAGCAGAACTTATAAAGACGTTTTATAGTTGAATAACCATCCAATTATGAAAAAAAACATTTGGATCATTTCAAAATATGCTAGCCCATTGAAATATGGATTTGCGTCCAGACATTTTTATTTTGCCAAGGAGTTTAATGATTTAGGGTATGATACAACTGTAATATCATCTGATTCGAATCATCTTGTCAGTTTTCCAAAATTCAAAAAACGTATTACAATTGAAAATATTGAAGGTGTTAGAACCATCTGGCTAAGAACAAAAAAATACAAAGGAGCAAACAGTATTGGAAGAATATTGAGTTGGATTCACTTCGAGTTAAATATAAGGCTTTTAAATAAGAAAAAACTACCTCAGCCAGAGGTTATAATAATCTCTTCCCTATCGCTGCTCACCATCTTGGAAGGCATCCGTCTAAAAAGAAAATACAAATGCAAACTAATTTTTGAGATACGCGATATATGGCCTTTGACAATAATTCAGTTAGGTGGATATAGTTTGAATAATCCATTCGTAAAACTACTCCAGCACATCGAAAAAAAAGGTTATGAAGCATCTGATATAATTGTTGGGACAATGCCAAATCTTGCTGAGCATGTAACAAATGTAATTGGCCCAAACAAAAAATGTTACAATATACCGCAAGGACTCGAATTATCTTTATTCGAAAACCCACTGCCCTTGGAGCAAAACTTTATTGATCAATATATACCGAAAAACAAGTTCATCGTCGGTTATGCAGGTAGTATTGGTAGATCTAATGCTTTAGAAACAATTATTGATTGTGCTTTAGATTTAAAGGAAAACACAAATATTCATTTTGCTTTTTTAGGGGGGGGTGATCAGCTTGAAGATTTTAAAAAAAAGACAGAAGGTCTTTCAAATATTACTTTTCTTCCTAAGGTTCAGAAAAAGCAAGTGCAATCAGTTATCCAACATTTCGATGTTTTGTATGATAGCGTTAAAAACATTAACCTCTATACCTATGGCCTTTCACGCAATAAATGGATTGATTATATGTATGCTGCCAAGCCTATTATCGCTTCATATAGTGGTTTTCCTTCAATGTTAAATGAAGCTGGTTGTGGTACCTTTATCCCAGCAGAAGACAAAGCTGCCCTAAAGGATATTATTTTACACTATGCAAGCATGAGTCAAGATGACCGAAAGGAAATAGGGATTAATGGTAAGAAATGGCTGTTACAGAATAGGACATTTTCAAAATTAGCATTAGAATACTCAAAACTGTTTTAGTAAAAATATTGTTGTGATAGGGAACAAATGTACCTCAGAATTATAAAACAAACCTTCGACTTTCTCCTCAGCTTTATCGCCCTGCTGATGCTGTCACCCCTATTTCTAATCACCACCCTATTACTTATAATAGCCAACTCCGGCCATCCCTTCTTCACCCAAACCCGTCCCGGAAAAAACGCCCGCCTCTTTAAAGTTATCAAGTTCAAAACCATGAACGAAAAGCGCGACAAGGCCGGCAATCTCCTACCCGATGCAGAGCGCCTAAACACAGCGGGTAAATTCATCCGCAAAACCAGCTTAGATGAAATCCCCCAGCTCATCAACGTACTCAAAGGCGATATGAGCCTCATCGGCCCGCGCCCCTTATTGGTAGAATACCTCCCGCTATACTCCATAGAACAAGCCCGCCGCCACGAAGTGCGCCCCGGCATCACCGGTTGGGCACAGGTAAATGGGCATAATGCCAAAAAAAGCGGTACGCAGCAGTGCACATTTACCTTTGTATTTCAGGCTGTATGTTAATTTTTTGAATATTTCGATTGTTTCGTTTATTTCGTTTATATTTGTGTCATAAATTTTATTCATCATGGAAGCCTACAACGAAATAAAGAAACCAAGCAAAGCAGAGCAATTGCTGGCTCAAAAATCTTATTCCCCATTGATTTCTGCGATTGAAAATTTAAAGTCAGATAGGACAGAGATTGAAATTGAGGAAACCGGTGAAAAAATAACCATTCCAAAAAGTGCCTTATCGCTTTTAGGAAACATTTTAAAAGCAATGAGCCAGGGCAATCCAATTTCAATTGTACCCATAGCAACTGAAGTTACTACCCAGAGTGCAGCAGAAATACTGAGTTGCTCTCGTCCGCATCTGGTAAAACTTTTAGAAGAAGGAAAGATTCCTTTTACGAAAGTTGGCAAACATAGGCGAATTATGTTTGAGGATGTCATAAAATACAAGCAACAAGTGAAGGAGGCTCAAAAACAATACCTCATCGAGATCATGAACGCTGATGAAGAATCAGGACTTTATGATACATAGTGTCCGGTTTACGGTTGTGCTGGATACCAACGTCATTTATCCGGTCATCATCAGGGATTTGCTCTTTTGGTTTGCACATTATGACATGTACACACCAAAATGGAGCAACCACATCTTTAATGAATGGAGGTCGGTAATGGAAAGGAAAGGATTGTCTTCTCTCGAAATTGAAAAACGGATTCAAAAGGCTAATCTGGCCTTCCCTGATGCCTTGGTACAACAATATGAGCCGCTTATCACTCAGTTAGTATTGCCTGATATGAAGGATTGCCATGTCTTTGCCGCAGCAATAAAAACAAATGCCCACCTCATCGTTACAAACAACCTTAAAGACTTTCCTGAAGCAGTTTTAAGTGTTTTTGGAATGAAAGCTAAATCAGCAGATGATTTTTTGACCGATATCATTGATTTGAATGGAGAAACTGCAATTGAAGCCTTTAAAGAGATGGTTCTTTACAAGCGCAACCCCGCAATGGATGAATACGCAGTACTTCATCAATTAAAGAATATCGGACTTACAGATACCGCAAACTATCTGCATGCTTTACTGTAAAAAGATATCTATAGCGAATAAAAGATGAAAGGCAACGCGGGAGGATTTTACAAATCATTTTTTAAGCGGTTTTTTGATTTCACAATCGCTTTTTTAGGTTTGTTAGTGCTATCCCCAATCATCTTGTTTCTTACGTTTATGCTTTTGGTCAGTAACTCCGGCAAGCCTTTCTTCACCCAAACCCGCCCGGGCAAAAACGCACGTCTCTTCAAAGTCATCAAGTTCAAAACCATGAACGAAAAGCGCGACAACGCCGGCAAGCTTCTTCCCGATGCACAGCGCCTCACCACAGTGGGCAAATTCATCCGCAAAACCAGCTTAGATGAAATTCCCCAGCTCATCAACGTCCTCAAAGGCGATATGAGCCTTATCGGCCCGCGTCCTTTGCTGGTAGAATACCTCCCATTATACAACAAAGAACAAGCCCGCCGCCATGAAGTACGCCCCGGTATCACCGGCTGGGCGCAGATCAACGGCCGCAATGCCATCAGTTGGGAGCAAAAGTTTAAATACGATGTATATTATGTAGATCATTGTAGCTTTGCGCTCGACATGCATATCCTTATCAAAACAATGGAGAAAGTTTTTAAATCAGAAGGCATTAATCAACAGGGGCAGGCTACAGCAGAGAAGTTTAAAGGGAGCAAATAGATGAAAACCGCAGAAAAAACATGGATTT encodes the following:
- the gmd gene encoding GDP-mannose 4,6-dehydratase produces the protein MRKALITGVTGQDGSYLTEFLLDKGYVVHGIIRRSSVFTTQRLRQEIWNHPNFHAHHGDLADSSNLHRLISKLNPDEIYNLGAQSHVAVSFDVPEYTGEVDALGAIRLLDAIRDTGVHTKYYQASTSELFGGLPETAPQNESTPFYPKSPYGAAKLYAYWVTVNYRESYDLFACNGILFNHESPRRGETFVTKKISKAVANIFKGNQEKLLLGNLYAKRDWGHARDYVEAMWAMLQLEEAEDFVIATGETHTIKEFVEKAFNIVDIHLEWAGEGIQERAINKSNGKTIVEINPKYFRPAEVDLLWGNPEKANQKLNWKPKISFDQLIEGMVKYDLEYDNYGGKELY
- a CDS encoding dTDP-4-dehydrorhamnose 3,5-epimerase family protein, with product MTQKVKDFKIENSEIIKDIVIFKPSINEDLRGTLYTTFHRDVFDMFLPDQLSFKHDKFSKSYKNVLRGIHGDTKSWKLVTAVFGEIYQVVVDYRPASESFLKWQAFEINQTNPISVLLPPGIGNAFFVKSEVAVYHYKLAYPGEYLDAEDQFSVKWNDLDIGIIWPINNPILSNRDK
- a CDS encoding DegT/DnrJ/EryC1/StrS family aminotransferase, which codes for MSNSFIPQMEPWFGTEEKTALNAYMDEGGWLTEFKRTAEFEKRIAEYTCSKHCFVVNNGTISLTLMAIAAGIKAGDEVIVPNFTMIATPNSVKMFGALPVFVDVEKDTLCMDIECAKKAITPKTKAILFVNANGRYPSVGIAAFKKLCQEKNLIFLEDAAQSLGSFYPDGKHQGTVGLAGSFSFSAPKVISTGQGGAIITNDDEMAFRLKRLKDFGRSGGGNDIHDTIGYNFKFTEMQAVIGNEQMKKLPWRVNRKKEILKLYQEGLIDVKQVSFFNQDLRHTTPWFIDVLADDRDNLMVYLKENGIGSRIMYPPINKQEAYNVAGNHPVSNLVGEKGLWLPSAAQLSDEEIVLITDLIKRFYNTITK
- a CDS encoding Gfo/Idh/MocA family oxidoreductase — translated: MKKLNFAIIGCGRISHRHAEHISNNGILQAVCDVEYEKASSLGKQYNVNAYKSIDELLLHEKGLDVVSICTPNGLHAEHTIKALNAGVNVLCEKPMAISVYDCGEMIKTAERNNKRLFIVKQNRFNPPVAAVKKAIDEGLFGKILSVQLSCFWNRNEDYYKNSWKGTKNLDGGTLFTQFSHFVDLLYWTVGDIKSAQAFTSNLAHQNIIEFEDTGVVALEFFNGAIGTINYTVNSYGKNMEGSLTIFGEKGTVKIGGQYLNELEYQNIENFKFENLPEGNTANNYGQYQGSMSNHDHVYQNLVDVLTNGASISTNSFEGLKTIEIIDKIYTSARKHKLDVL
- a CDS encoding N-acetyltransferase, with the translated sequence MKYNSLTSKVNDDVDFGANVRVVAPVNLYGCKISDNCFIGPFVEIQKKVTIGSNTKVQSHSFICELVEIGNNCFIGHGVMFINDSFSSGGPAMGDVTKWKSTKVGNNVSIGSNATILPVSICDDVVIGAGAVVTKNINKPGIYVGNPARFLRSL
- a CDS encoding DegT/DnrJ/EryC1/StrS family aminotransferase translates to MKRVPFVDLRAQYLSLKDEIDKAISNVIDETAFIGGNNVLAFEEKFAKLNGVKHCIAVANGTDSLYIIMKMLGIGIGDEVITVANSWISSSETISQTGAKPVFVDTHPDYFSINEDLIEKVITSKTKAIMPVHLHGQMCEMDEIKRISEKYGLYVIEDCAQSHFSEYKGKLAGTYGIAGSFSFYPGKNLGAYGDAGCIITDDDNLAEKCRMYARHGALKKHHHLMEGINSRMDGLQAAILNVKLTHILNWTSKRIERAALYDNYLKEINEIILPVIRPNTKHTFHLYVIRCQQRNRLADFLKQNGVETAIHYPTALPNLPAYSYLNHSPNDFPIATAYQDEILSLPMFPELNEEEISYIAELIKTFYS
- a CDS encoding glycosyltransferase family 4 protein; translation: MKKNIWIISKYASPLKYGFASRHFYFAKEFNDLGYDTTVISSDSNHLVSFPKFKKRITIENIEGVRTIWLRTKKYKGANSIGRILSWIHFELNIRLLNKKKLPQPEVIIISSLSLLTILEGIRLKRKYKCKLIFEIRDIWPLTIIQLGGYSLNNPFVKLLQHIEKKGYEASDIIVGTMPNLAEHVTNVIGPNKKCYNIPQGLELSLFENPLPLEQNFIDQYIPKNKFIVGYAGSIGRSNALETIIDCALDLKENTNIHFAFLGGGDQLEDFKKKTEGLSNITFLPKVQKKQVQSVIQHFDVLYDSVKNINLYTYGLSRNKWIDYMYAAKPIIASYSGFPSMLNEAGCGTFIPAEDKAALKDIILHYASMSQDDRKEIGINGKKWLLQNRTFSKLALEYSKLF
- a CDS encoding sugar transferase; translation: MYLRIIKQTFDFLLSFIALLMLSPLFLITTLLLIIANSGHPFFTQTRPGKNARLFKVIKFKTMNEKRDKAGNLLPDAERLNTAGKFIRKTSLDEIPQLINVLKGDMSLIGPRPLLVEYLPLYSIEQARRHEVRPGITGWAQVNGHNAKKSGTQQCTFTFVFQAVC
- a CDS encoding helix-turn-helix domain-containing protein; this encodes MEAYNEIKKPSKAEQLLAQKSYSPLISAIENLKSDRTEIEIEETGEKITIPKSALSLLGNILKAMSQGNPISIVPIATEVTTQSAAEILSCSRPHLVKLLEEGKIPFTKVGKHRRIMFEDVIKYKQQVKEAQKQYLIEIMNADEESGLYDT
- a CDS encoding PIN domain-containing protein: MIHSVRFTVVLDTNVIYPVIIRDLLFWFAHYDMYTPKWSNHIFNEWRSVMERKGLSSLEIEKRIQKANLAFPDALVQQYEPLITQLVLPDMKDCHVFAAAIKTNAHLIVTNNLKDFPEAVLSVFGMKAKSADDFLTDIIDLNGETAIEAFKEMVLYKRNPAMDEYAVLHQLKNIGLTDTANYLHALL
- a CDS encoding sugar transferase, which codes for MKGNAGGFYKSFFKRFFDFTIAFLGLLVLSPIILFLTFMLLVSNSGKPFFTQTRPGKNARLFKVIKFKTMNEKRDNAGKLLPDAQRLTTVGKFIRKTSLDEIPQLINVLKGDMSLIGPRPLLVEYLPLYNKEQARRHEVRPGITGWAQINGRNAISWEQKFKYDVYYVDHCSFALDMHILIKTMEKVFKSEGINQQGQATAEKFKGSK